A window of Micrococcales bacterium genomic DNA:
GATACGGGGAACCCCGCCAGCAAGCCCTTAACGTAGGTTAATACGTGCGTGGGTTCCTGTTCGCCCGCTGTGTTGTAGCCTCCTTTGTACCACATTCGCATAGGCCTTGACAAGCCAAAACGCTGGATTTGATGGCCCTGCGAAGAGAGGCAGCAGGCACATAGATACGTCGATCTAACCACATTTTCCGGCTTTGTACTAACGAAAGCGCGCGTCCGTTATTGAAACTTGATTATTGCGGCTGGGAAAACACTCAGGAGTCGGAAAAGGCGGGCGCCTAGAGCAGGTCTGGGCCCGGCCGCACTTCGTTTGATTCGGGGCTGCGCCGCAGAATCCAGGTCACTGCACCAGCCGCCACGGCTGTCGCAACCAAACTGGCCGCCCACACCAGACCAAGCCTCAGCCGGCGGCGTTGGATTGGCCTTGGAGTGGAAAACCGGGCCACCTCCCAGCCGGCTTCCTCGGCTATGTGGCGCAGCTCTTTCGATGGGTTGACCACTACGGCGTGTCCAACCGCCCGCAGCATTGGTAGATCGGTGATCGAATCCGAATAGGCGTAACAGGCGGCCAGGTCGTATCCCTGTTGCAGGGCTAGCTCGGACATAGCCTGGGCTTTGGCCGGGCCGTAGTTGAAGTAAGCGATTTGACCGGTAAAGCGGCCTTGGTCGGCCTCCATTTCGGTGGCCAGGACGTGGCCAGCACCGAGCATGGTGGCGATTGGCTCTGCCACCTCTTTGGCCGCGGCAGTGCAAATGACAATGTCCAGGCCAGCTTGTCGGTGGTGGCTGATGAGCTGGGCGGCGCCGGTAAAGACCTGTGGAGCAATCACCTTGTCTAGGGCGGCCGTGGTGGTGGCCACGACCAGTTGCGACTCCCAGCCAATCACCATCTCGCCCAGTACTGTACGCAAACGGTCAGTCTGATCAGCCGTCGAATTGCCCAATTGGTAGGCCGCCTGGGCGTAGGCCGAGCGTGCCACCGAACGCTTATTGGCGAGACCCGCCCGCATGAATGGTCTGGTCAAAGCGGCTGACGAGGCGGTCGCCAAGATGGTCTTGTCCAGGTCAAAGAAGGCTGCGGCCTTGGGCCGTGGCTGGCTCATATCCCCCCTCAAAGTTGTCTGTGGAAATTGTGGCAGATGTCAAGGGCCAAGCGTCATCCACAGGCCAACCCAATTGACCCGGCGCGAATAGACCAAATAGAGGACGCTGTGACAATGGATCACCAGCCCCCAGCCAGAGTTGTCATCGTCAGTTCAGATCAGGCCCTGGCCGCAGCCGCGGCCGCGGCGGTGACAGAAGGCGGCGGTCAGCCCTACCTGGCTAATGATCTTAGCGCCGAACAAGCCGGGCTCGGCTTCGGCGAGGCAGCGCCGGCCTTGGTGGTAGTTGGGGCCGATGCGCCGGAGGGAATCGCCCAGCGGATCGCCCAGCTGGGTTCGACTCAACTGGTCAGCGCCGCCTTGGGCGAGGGTCCGGCCAGTGAGTTTGGTCAATGCCTGGTGCTGCCGCGGGACACCGCCAGTTTGGTGCGACTGGTCGAATCCTTGGCAGCACCGCGGCCGGCCTCGAAACGGATCATGGTGATGGGGGCCCACGGCGGGGTGGGCGCGTCCTCATTGGCCGCTGTTTTGGCCCGCCAAGCGCGCAGCGGCGGTCGGACCGTGCGGTTGGTGGATTTCGACGGCTCCGGTGCCCGGCTGGCCCAAATCCTGGGGCTGGCCAGTGGTGGTACCTGGGCAGAGGCCCTGGGCAAATGGGGTGTGGCCTGGGCCTCATTGCCAAGTTGGCATGGTGTCAGTGTGCTAGCTGGTCTTGGTTCAATAGGTCGCAGTGAAAGCGCCCATCGCCTGCGTCAGGTGCTTGACCAGTGGGAACAGGAGACGGGCGACGGCCTGACGGTAATCGACAGCGCGGTGGCCGGCCCTGGCGGGCCCTGGCGGGTGGCCACCTGGTGTGACCACGTGGTGATCGTGGCGCGCGACGATTCGCCTGGGTTGGCCGCAGCTCAGGCGGTGGTCAGTGAAGTCGCTCAAGTTGGGCTCAAACCGTGTTTAGCTCTGCGGCCAGTCAAAGGTGGGGCCGGTCCGGCCGGGGCCAAACGGGCCGTTGGCGCCAGCCGGATTGAGCAAGTCTTGGTCTTGGGCAATGAACGAAACCTGGCGGCGGACGCCACCCACGGCCTGACCCCCGGTGACAGACCACGCGGCGCCTTGAGCAGTTGGGCTGGCCACTACCTGCAACGTCAGTTGGCGCTCAGGGCTCCGCCTACAAAGCAAATCACCAGGTCGCAACGCCACCGCCGGCATCGGGAGCCGCACTTTGAACCGGCCGCCTTCGCGGAGGACTGGTGAGCGAACTGGCCGCCCCAGCCCCTCTGCTGGCCCTTCTCCGAGCCGAAGGGGTATCTGACGTCCTGGTCAACGGACCGGACGCGGTCTGGGTGGATGGACTTGAGGGCCTAAGAAGAATGGCAGTCCACCTCGGTGACGCCAACCAGATTAGGGCCCTGGCCACAAGGCTGGCCGCCCAAGGTGGTCAAAGGCTGGATGATGCCTGCCCTGCCGTTGATGTCAACTTGCCAGGGGGTTTGCGTCTGCACGCGGTCCTACCGCCAATTGCGTCCGGCGGTCCACTGCTTTCATTCAGGGTGCTCAGACGCCAGGGCCTGTCGCTGGAGCGGCTGGTCCAAAGCGGCGCCATCAGCCACGAGGTGTCCGAGCTGATCACAGGTCTAGTCAAGGCCCGGGTCAACTTCCTAGTCTCCGGTGCCACCGGGGCGGGCAAGACCACGCTGCTGGCCGCCTTGCTGGGACTGGTGGGGGCCGAGGAGCGGATTGTCCTGATTGAAGAGGCGGCCGAAATCGCCACCGCCCACCCGCATTGTGTTCGCCTGGAAGCCCGCACAGCCAACTCTGAAGGCAAAGGTGCCTTCGACC
This region includes:
- a CDS encoding HAD-IB family hydrolase, whose amino-acid sequence is MSQPRPKAAAFFDLDKTILATASSAALTRPFMRAGLANKRSVARSAYAQAAYQLGNSTADQTDRLRTVLGEMVIGWESQLVVATTTAALDKVIAPQVFTGAAQLISHHRQAGLDIVICTAAAKEVAEPIATMLGAGHVLATEMEADQGRFTGQIAYFNYGPAKAQAMSELALQQGYDLAACYAYSDSITDLPMLRAVGHAVVVNPSKELRHIAEEAGWEVARFSTPRPIQRRRLRLGLVWAASLVATAVAAGAVTWILRRSPESNEVRPGPDLL
- a CDS encoding TadA family conjugal transfer-associated ATPase: MSELAAPAPLLALLRAEGVSDVLVNGPDAVWVDGLEGLRRMAVHLGDANQIRALATRLAAQGGQRLDDACPAVDVNLPGGLRLHAVLPPIASGGPLLSFRVLRRQGLSLERLVQSGAISHEVSELITGLVKARVNFLVSGATGAGKTTLLAALLGLVGAEERIVLIEEAAEIATAHPHCVRLEARTANSEGKGAFDLTSLVRQALRMRPDRIVVGECRGAEVRELLTALNTGHEGSCGTIHANSPTDVPARLAALGSLAGLDRATVAAQADAALAAVVHVARDRGSPRRRVTEIAALELCGDDLVARPAASVTDDGVAPGPSWNRLAHLCRWRLPQPTRPGPEPDL